The Halorientalis sp. IM1011 genome window below encodes:
- a CDS encoding MgtC/SapB family protein, with protein sequence MNLLLQTIPAPLDAEVTRLVLAAALGMFLGLEREWSQKTAGIRTFALIGLLGAVFTVVGVELLVVAGAVLVIVQGVVLAVQGLLSEEEGLSLTTSVSMLVAYGMGALVARGYVLEGVTVAVVSSLVLVLKRELHSFAWGLSHEELQSVTEFAILAFVVYPLLPAGSRSLTVSSLTVSLEPRVVWLMVVTVAGIGIVNYAVVQTYGGRGIAVTGFFGGLASSTAVVGTMLDHVRQHDRATSYAVAAVLLADAAMALRNLVIALVFTLQSGVLLGAVVPLGAVVLGSVAVAAYTADWRESVDIDLQSPFSLRQALGFGAIFLLIVLAGSVARQLFGTAGFYVTAAISGLVSSAGATTSAVVLYRGGSLTGPEAVFAILLATAASILVKAGLTVASPNRGFAYRVTAWSLALMAGATLVTVAITA encoded by the coding sequence GTGAATCTCCTCCTGCAGACGATCCCTGCACCGCTCGACGCCGAGGTGACGCGCCTGGTGCTGGCGGCGGCACTGGGGATGTTCCTCGGGCTGGAACGGGAGTGGTCACAGAAGACGGCCGGCATCCGGACGTTCGCCCTCATCGGCCTGCTCGGTGCCGTCTTCACCGTCGTCGGGGTCGAACTTCTGGTGGTCGCCGGAGCTGTACTGGTGATCGTCCAGGGCGTCGTTCTTGCGGTTCAGGGCCTCCTCTCGGAGGAAGAGGGGCTCTCGCTGACCACCTCGGTCTCGATGCTCGTCGCGTACGGGATGGGGGCGCTGGTCGCCCGCGGATACGTCCTCGAAGGCGTCACGGTGGCCGTCGTCTCGTCGCTGGTGCTGGTACTCAAGCGCGAACTCCACAGTTTCGCCTGGGGGCTGTCCCACGAGGAACTCCAGTCGGTGACGGAGTTCGCCATCCTCGCGTTCGTCGTCTATCCGCTCCTGCCGGCCGGGTCGCGGAGTCTGACTGTCTCCTCTCTCACCGTGTCGCTCGAACCGCGTGTCGTCTGGCTGATGGTGGTCACCGTAGCGGGGATCGGCATCGTCAACTACGCCGTGGTCCAGACCTACGGCGGACGCGGGATCGCAGTGACGGGCTTTTTCGGCGGGCTGGCCTCCTCGACGGCGGTGGTCGGGACGATGCTCGATCACGTCCGCCAGCACGACCGGGCGACCTCCTACGCGGTGGCCGCCGTGTTGCTGGCCGACGCGGCGATGGCGTTGCGGAACCTCGTCATCGCGCTCGTGTTCACCCTCCAGTCCGGGGTTCTGCTGGGCGCTGTCGTCCCCCTCGGGGCGGTCGTGCTGGGGAGCGTCGCGGTGGCCGCCTACACCGCCGACTGGCGCGAGTCCGTCGACATCGACCTCCAGAGCCCCTTCTCCCTGCGGCAGGCGCTCGGGTTCGGAGCCATCTTCCTGCTGATCGTCCTCGCGGGCAGCGTCGCCCGCCAGCTGTTCGGCACGGCCGGGTTCTACGTGACGGCGGCCATCTCGGGGCTGGTGTCGAGTGCGGGCGCGACGACTTCGGCGGTGGTGCTCTATCGCGGCGGGTCGCTCACCGGACCCGAAGCGGTGTTCGCGATCCTGCTGGCGACGGCAGCGAGCATCCTCGTCAAGGCGGGGCTGACCGTCGCCAGCCCGAACCGGGGGTTCGCCTACCGGGTCACCGCCTGGAGCCTCGCGCTCATGGCCGGCGCGACCCTCGTCACGGTCGCGATAACCGCCTGA
- a CDS encoding aminotransferase class III-fold pyridoxal phosphate-dependent enzyme, translated as MDRDSVEPEVEELPGERAREQVAYHHETAAPSTYVYEFVWDHTAPAAGPFCTDVDGNVLMDFTGHVGAAPLGYDNPTLRERLAEFDPTDPTKIAGQDFYAASGPVGEAPIPGPADLMDRLVDVTDHYGMDTVFLSNSGAEAVENAIKISYDHTAGKYAITFEGAFHGRTLGALSLNRSKEVYRRRFPEIATVHDVPFCSDRTCDPETCGCGFFLEDGSRLRRMLGPGGFVNPDEVAYVIVEPVQGEGGYRFPSDAFAAELAAVVDEHDLLLVADEIQSGIGRTGEFWAADHYPFDPDVIAAGKALRVGATIASEDVFPDEESRLSSTWGAGDLLACAQGAITIDVIHEQNLMDNAVERGRQFRETFEAGPAMTDVRGKGLMLAVEFDTKARRDEVMDAAFGRGLLTLGCGRKTLRLLPPLDVTEREIDLGATLLAEAVAAAD; from the coding sequence ATGGACCGGGACAGTGTCGAGCCCGAGGTCGAGGAGTTGCCGGGCGAGCGGGCCCGGGAGCAGGTCGCCTACCACCACGAGACGGCCGCGCCGAGCACCTACGTTTACGAGTTCGTCTGGGATCACACGGCACCCGCGGCGGGACCGTTCTGCACGGACGTGGACGGGAACGTGCTCATGGACTTCACCGGCCACGTCGGGGCGGCCCCGCTGGGCTACGACAATCCGACCCTGCGGGAGCGCCTCGCCGAGTTCGACCCGACCGACCCCACGAAGATCGCCGGGCAGGACTTCTACGCCGCCAGCGGCCCGGTCGGCGAGGCACCGATTCCCGGCCCTGCCGACCTGATGGACCGCCTCGTCGACGTGACCGACCACTACGGTATGGACACCGTCTTCCTCTCGAACAGCGGCGCGGAGGCCGTCGAGAACGCGATCAAGATCAGCTACGACCACACCGCCGGGAAGTACGCGATCACGTTCGAGGGGGCCTTCCACGGCCGGACGCTGGGGGCGCTCTCGCTCAACCGCTCGAAGGAGGTGTACCGCCGGCGGTTCCCCGAAATCGCCACCGTCCACGACGTGCCCTTCTGTTCCGACCGGACTTGCGACCCAGAGACCTGTGGGTGTGGCTTCTTCCTCGAGGACGGGTCCCGCCTCCGGCGGATGCTGGGGCCGGGAGGGTTCGTGAATCCCGACGAGGTCGCGTACGTCATCGTCGAACCGGTACAGGGCGAGGGCGGCTACCGGTTCCCCAGCGACGCCTTCGCGGCGGAACTGGCGGCGGTGGTCGACGAACACGATCTCCTGCTCGTGGCCGACGAGATCCAGTCGGGGATCGGTCGAACGGGGGAGTTCTGGGCGGCGGACCACTACCCGTTCGACCCCGACGTGATCGCGGCGGGCAAGGCGCTCCGGGTCGGTGCCACGATCGCCAGCGAGGACGTGTTCCCCGACGAGGAGAGTCGCCTCTCCTCGACGTGGGGCGCTGGCGACCTGCTGGCCTGCGCGCAGGGCGCGATCACGATCGACGTGATCCACGAGCAGAACCTGATGGACAACGCCGTCGAACGCGGTCGGCAGTTCCGGGAAACGTTCGAGGCCGGACCGGCCATGACCGACGTTCGTGGGAAGGGACTGATGCTGGCCGTCGAGTTCGACACGAAGGCGCGACGCGACGAGGTGATGGACGCGGCCTTCGGCCGCGGTCTGCTCACGCTCGGCTGCGGCCGGAAGACCCTGCGACTCCTCCCGCCGCTGGACGTGACCGAGCGGGAGATCGACCTCGGTGCGACCCTGCTGGCCGAGGCCGTCGCCGCGGCCGACTGA
- a CDS encoding 2,5-diamino-6-(ribosylamino)-4(3H)-pyrimidinone 5'-phosphate reductase, whose product MHVVVNAAMSADGKLSSRERTQIEISGPDDFDRVDQLRADSDAVMVGVGTVLADDPSLTVDSADRRRARGERGDPANPARVVADSRVRTPPDATVLDGAAHTYLLVSRAAPTDFVEQMEEAGATVLATGEDRVNLTTALGKLEGEGIDQLMVEGGGELIFSLVEEGLVDELSVFVGPKVIGGRDAPTLADGDGFTEAFPELELRSVERLDAGALLEWDVV is encoded by the coding sequence ATGCACGTGGTCGTCAACGCCGCGATGAGTGCCGACGGCAAGCTCTCCTCGCGGGAGCGGACGCAGATCGAGATCAGCGGACCCGACGACTTCGACCGGGTCGACCAGTTGCGGGCCGACAGCGACGCGGTCATGGTCGGCGTCGGCACGGTCCTGGCCGACGACCCGTCGCTGACCGTCGACAGCGCCGACCGACGACGGGCACGGGGGGAGCGCGGCGACCCGGCGAACCCCGCCCGCGTCGTGGCCGACTCCCGCGTCCGGACACCACCGGACGCCACGGTGCTCGACGGTGCCGCCCACACCTATCTCCTCGTGAGCCGGGCCGCACCGACGGACTTCGTCGAACAGATGGAGGAGGCCGGCGCGACCGTCCTCGCGACGGGTGAGGACCGCGTGAACCTGACGACCGCGCTCGGCAAACTGGAGGGCGAGGGGATCGACCAGCTGATGGTCGAGGGTGGCGGCGAACTCATCTTCTCGCTGGTCGAGGAGGGACTCGTCGACGAACTCTCCGTGTTCGTCGGCCCGAAAGTGATCGGCGGCCGGGACGCCCCCACGCTGGCCGACGGCGACGGCTTCACCGAGGCGTTCCCCGAACTGGAACTCCGGTCGGTCGAGCGACTGGATGCGGGCGCGCTGCTGGAGTGGGACGTAGTCTGA
- a CDS encoding Na+/H+ antiporter NhaC family protein gives MAGSDDAGTGEEPYETELAEIAQQDEATIEFYGGKGVSALPIGLFIVWAIVQSGLFGISDTTGLVIGMLLALITGMLFVKGDWKGYANTIFEGMTQRVAATAIVAWLWAGMFASTLQAGGFVDGLVWAASALDIGAALFPAATFVLAALLATGIGTGYGTAVAFTTLFFPAGVLLGASPVLVFGAILSGAVFGDNLAPVSDTTIVSAVTQEADIGGVVASRFKYAIVPAIVAFAAYVVAGNLMEGIQVAGQAREIFVESANPAGLLHLVSMGVVIATAVRGRHIVEAISWGLIVAIAFNLVFDLAGPADMLLFRAPARSGVAEAASWLPIVEVAGSGESPGVAGSLYSGAEGFFPLIVLTLLIVAGARIMIRGGGFAALQEWLLSKVATTVTRAETTMVLGTAAVNAMITINTAAEIAIAPYVSTIGRRFNLNGYRRANILDANTSALGYIFPWAGGVLVGVAAMQGLPEEYAWFEPSMMVNPVAVVPYVFHGWLLVATFLIAAWTGFGREYVSDRESGEVERA, from the coding sequence ATGGCAGGAAGCGACGACGCCGGAACCGGCGAGGAACCGTACGAGACGGAACTGGCAGAAATCGCCCAGCAGGACGAGGCAACCATCGAGTTCTACGGTGGGAAGGGGGTCAGTGCGCTACCCATCGGCCTGTTCATCGTCTGGGCCATCGTCCAGAGCGGCCTGTTCGGCATCTCCGACACGACCGGGCTCGTGATCGGCATGCTCCTCGCGCTCATCACCGGGATGCTGTTCGTGAAGGGCGACTGGAAGGGGTACGCCAACACCATCTTCGAGGGGATGACCCAGCGGGTCGCGGCGACGGCCATCGTCGCGTGGCTGTGGGCCGGAATGTTCGCCTCGACGCTGCAGGCCGGCGGCTTCGTCGACGGCCTCGTCTGGGCCGCGAGCGCGCTGGACATCGGGGCCGCGCTGTTCCCGGCCGCGACCTTCGTCCTCGCCGCACTGCTGGCGACCGGCATCGGCACCGGCTACGGGACCGCCGTCGCGTTCACGACCCTCTTCTTCCCGGCCGGCGTCCTGCTGGGCGCGAGCCCGGTCCTCGTGTTCGGCGCGATCCTCTCGGGTGCAGTGTTCGGCGACAACCTCGCACCCGTCAGCGACACGACCATCGTCAGCGCCGTGACCCAGGAGGCCGACATCGGCGGCGTCGTCGCCTCCCGGTTCAAGTACGCCATCGTCCCGGCGATCGTCGCCTTCGCCGCCTACGTCGTCGCCGGCAACCTCATGGAGGGCATCCAGGTCGCCGGGCAAGCCCGCGAGATCTTCGTCGAGAGCGCAAACCCCGCCGGACTCCTCCATCTGGTCTCGATGGGCGTCGTGATCGCCACCGCCGTCCGGGGCCGCCACATCGTCGAGGCCATCTCCTGGGGCCTGATCGTCGCGATCGCGTTCAATCTCGTGTTCGATCTCGCCGGCCCGGCCGACATGCTCCTCTTTCGCGCGCCGGCCCGCTCGGGCGTGGCGGAGGCGGCCTCGTGGCTCCCGATCGTCGAGGTCGCGGGCTCGGGCGAGTCGCCGGGCGTCGCGGGCAGCCTCTACAGCGGTGCCGAGGGTTTCTTCCCGCTGATCGTCCTGACCCTGCTGATCGTCGCCGGCGCGCGCATCATGATCCGTGGCGGTGGCTTCGCCGCGCTCCAGGAGTGGCTGCTCTCGAAAGTCGCCACGACCGTCACCCGCGCCGAGACGACGATGGTGCTCGGGACGGCCGCCGTCAACGCGATGATCACGATCAACACCGCTGCGGAGATCGCCATCGCCCCCTACGTCTCGACCATCGGCCGGCGGTTCAACCTCAACGGCTACCGTCGGGCGAACATCCTCGACGCCAACACCTCCGCGCTGGGCTACATCTTCCCGTGGGCCGGCGGGGTGCTGGTCGGCGTCGCCGCGATGCAGGGCCTCCCAGAGGAGTACGCCTGGTTCGAGCCGAGCATGATGGTCAACCCCGTCGCCGTCGTGCCCTACGTGTTCCACGGCTGGCTGCTGGTGGCGACCTTCCTGATCGCCGCCTGGACTGGCTTCGGGCGTGAATACGTCTCCGACCGCGAATCAGGGGAGGTGGAGCGCGCATGA
- a CDS encoding Single-stranded DNA binding protein, with protein MELDDHAEDLASDLGVDKEEVKSDLENLVSYSVPVDEAKQSLRRKYGDGSTGSTGAPSAVDVADVSPDDSNVTVTARVLTVGKRPIHYRGEDHVIFEGELADETGKISYTAWEDFGLEAGEVVEMGNAGVREWEGKPELNLGESTTLSRVEEDIAVDYPIGGDADLADLSPGDRGVDLEVQVVECEAKTIDGRDGETEILSGTLADESARLPFTDWEPRPELEEGASLRLENVYVREFRGVPSVNLSEFSRAETLSGGVEARDDPERLPIRHAVERGGAYDVELVGNVISIRDGSGLIERCPDCGRVIQKGQCRSHGAVEGEDDLRTKAILDDGTGTVTVVLDAELTAEVYGGGLDDAKEHARDEMDQSVVAEAIADSVVGHEYAVRGSLSVDEYGANLDATAFARSGDDPAERARDLLAEVDG; from the coding sequence ATGGAGTTAGACGACCATGCCGAGGACCTCGCCTCCGACCTCGGCGTCGACAAAGAGGAGGTCAAATCCGACCTTGAGAACCTGGTGAGCTACAGCGTGCCCGTCGACGAGGCCAAACAGAGCCTCCGCCGGAAGTACGGCGACGGCTCCACGGGCTCGACCGGCGCGCCCAGCGCCGTCGACGTGGCCGACGTGTCGCCCGACGACTCGAACGTCACCGTCACGGCCCGCGTGCTCACCGTGGGGAAGCGCCCGATCCACTACCGCGGCGAGGATCACGTCATCTTCGAGGGCGAACTCGCCGACGAGACCGGGAAGATCTCCTACACCGCGTGGGAGGACTTCGGCCTCGAAGCCGGCGAAGTCGTCGAGATGGGCAACGCCGGCGTCCGCGAGTGGGAGGGCAAACCGGAGTTGAACCTCGGTGAGAGCACGACCCTCTCGCGAGTCGAGGAGGACATCGCCGTCGACTATCCGATCGGTGGCGACGCCGACCTCGCGGACCTCTCGCCCGGCGACCGCGGTGTCGACCTCGAGGTCCAGGTCGTCGAGTGCGAGGCGAAGACCATCGACGGCCGCGACGGCGAGACCGAGATCCTCAGCGGAACGCTGGCCGACGAGAGCGCACGACTCCCCTTCACCGACTGGGAACCCCGCCCGGAACTGGAGGAGGGTGCTTCCCTCCGCCTCGAAAACGTCTACGTCCGGGAGTTCCGCGGCGTCCCCTCCGTCAACCTCTCGGAGTTCTCCCGCGCCGAGACGCTCTCCGGTGGCGTCGAGGCCCGCGACGACCCCGAACGGCTGCCGATCCGCCATGCCGTCGAGCGCGGCGGGGCCTACGACGTGGAACTGGTCGGCAACGTCATCTCGATCCGTGACGGCTCCGGCCTCATCGAGCGCTGTCCCGACTGCGGTCGCGTCATCCAGAAGGGCCAGTGCCGGAGCCACGGCGCGGTCGAGGGCGAGGACGACCTGCGGACCAAGGCCATCCTCGACGACGGCACCGGCACCGTGACTGTGGTGCTTGACGCCGAGTTGACCGCCGAGGTGTACGGCGGCGGTCTCGACGACGCCAAAGAGCACGCTCGCGACGAGATGGACCAGTCGGTGGTCGCCGAGGCCATCGCCGACAGCGTCGTCGGCCACGAGTACGCGGTCCGGGGCTCGCTGTCCGTCGACGAGTACGGCGCGAACCTCGACGCGACCGCGTTCGCTCGGAGCGGGGACGACCCCGCCGAGCGTGCGCGTGACCTGCTCGCGGAGGTGGACGGATGA
- a CDS encoding metallophosphoesterase yields MAVEPVPGEPAAVADLPDERALLIADYHAGLEVGLRYDGVELRSRADERRESVVDLLDRTDADRLIVLGDLKHAIGGPGGEEREEIETLLEALAVPVTVVKGNHDGDLADLLAERDGVEITPGHGVRLGEVGLVHGHTWPSPDVLAAEVICMGHEHPMIRLEDEVGGARAERAWLRGPLDPAPFSEFHDTDLNADGELVVFPSFNDLTGGTWTNVAGQEFLAPFLPEGFRGAQAYLLDGTRLGEYSRV; encoded by the coding sequence ATGGCGGTCGAACCGGTGCCCGGCGAACCCGCCGCCGTCGCCGACCTGCCGGACGAGCGGGCCCTGTTGATCGCCGACTATCACGCCGGCCTCGAAGTCGGCCTGCGATACGACGGCGTGGAACTCCGGAGCCGCGCCGACGAGCGCCGCGAGTCGGTCGTGGACCTGCTCGACCGAACGGACGCGGACCGACTGATCGTCCTCGGGGACCTCAAACACGCCATCGGCGGCCCCGGCGGCGAGGAACGCGAGGAGATCGAGACGCTCCTCGAGGCCCTCGCCGTACCCGTCACGGTCGTCAAGGGCAACCACGACGGCGATCTCGCCGATCTGCTGGCGGAACGCGACGGCGTCGAGATCACGCCGGGACACGGCGTCCGCCTCGGTGAGGTGGGGCTGGTCCACGGTCATACGTGGCCCTCGCCGGACGTGCTCGCCGCGGAGGTGATCTGTATGGGCCACGAACACCCGATGATCCGACTGGAAGACGAGGTCGGCGGTGCGCGGGCCGAGCGCGCCTGGCTCCGTGGCCCGCTCGACCCAGCACCGTTTTCGGAGTTCCACGACACCGACCTGAATGCCGACGGTGAACTCGTCGTCTTCCCGTCGTTCAACGATCTGACGGGGGGGACGTGGACGAACGTCGCCGGCCAGGAGTTCCTCGCGCCGTTCCTCCCCGAGGGCTTTCGGGGGGCACAGGCGTATCTCCTCGACGGGACGCGACTGGGCGAGTACAGCCGCGTGTGA
- a CDS encoding DEAD/DEAH box helicase has protein sequence MAETGSAAAFAELGSAVRAALSDRGFSTPTEPQRRAIPPLVAGEHGLIVAPTGTGKTETAMLPVFDALEGTENFGIGALYVTPLRALNRDMRDRLEWWGETLDLRVDVRHGDTTDYQRQKQAENPPDVLVTTPETLQAMLTGEKLRVALEDVDHVVVDEVHELAASKRGAQLTLGLERLREVSGPFQRIGLSATVGDPAEVGKFLTGDRGCEIVEVDVGSELDIAVREPEVTDADEQLASELMTDASVASHVRAIAEIVESHESTLVFVNTRQTAEALGSRFKELGTDIEVHHGSLSKEARIEVEDRFKAGELSGLLCTSSMELGIDVGSIDHVVQYRSPRQVSRLLQRVGRAGHSRDEISSGTVITTRPDDTFEALAIARQGQAGDVEPANIHHGSLDTVANQIAGLVMDFGEISAMEAYEVVTRAYPFRNLDEADFKSVVRELAENRVVWLEEREDRLEKRRGTWQYFYHNLSMIPDEATYAVSDVASGRQVGTLDEKFVVNFAQPGEIFIQGGEMWRITEVDEEEEEVLVSPVEDPAGEVPSWVGQEIPVPRAVAREVGEIREVGGRQLNGGRPADDGPRVDGAVGTDAVARDLSRRYPADEYTIGEALDQLERHDAPIPSGDRILVESHGREVVLNAHFGHTINETLGRVLSALLGQRTGSSVGMEIDPYRIELEVPSGITVNDVLETLRETDPEHVAGIVELSLKNADALKFKLAQVATKFGALKNYQRGASGGFGKRRLLEALEDTPVYDEALRELLHEELAVEGAADVLAAIQSGEIEIATVSQRTPVGLGGRSSGQELLSPENADASVIQTVRERIQNDRVLLFCLHCQDWETKRQVSRVSDQPECPQCGSTRIAALNPWADEVVSSVKQAEKDEEQEKQTQRAYKAANLVQSHGKQAVIALAARGVGPHNAARIIGKLREDEDEFYRDILSQERQYARTQSFWD, from the coding sequence ATGGCAGAAACGGGGTCGGCTGCGGCCTTCGCCGAACTCGGGTCGGCGGTCCGCGCAGCGCTCTCCGACCGTGGTTTTTCCACACCAACGGAGCCACAGCGCCGCGCGATCCCCCCGCTCGTAGCGGGCGAGCACGGCCTCATCGTCGCGCCCACCGGAACTGGCAAGACCGAGACCGCGATGCTTCCGGTGTTCGATGCCCTAGAAGGAACGGAAAACTTCGGGATCGGCGCGCTGTACGTGACGCCGCTGCGGGCGCTCAACCGCGACATGCGCGACCGACTGGAGTGGTGGGGCGAGACGCTGGACCTCCGAGTCGACGTGCGCCACGGGGACACGACGGACTACCAGCGACAGAAACAGGCCGAGAACCCGCCGGACGTGCTGGTGACGACGCCGGAGACCCTGCAGGCGATGCTCACCGGCGAGAAGTTGCGGGTCGCGCTGGAAGACGTGGATCACGTCGTCGTCGACGAGGTGCACGAACTCGCGGCCTCGAAACGGGGCGCGCAGTTGACGCTCGGACTGGAGCGGTTGCGCGAAGTTTCGGGACCGTTCCAGCGGATCGGGCTATCGGCCACCGTCGGCGACCCAGCGGAGGTCGGGAAGTTCCTCACCGGTGACCGCGGCTGCGAGATCGTCGAGGTCGACGTGGGGAGCGAACTGGACATCGCGGTTCGGGAACCCGAGGTGACCGACGCCGACGAGCAGTTGGCGAGCGAGTTGATGACCGACGCGAGTGTCGCCAGCCACGTCCGGGCGATCGCGGAGATCGTCGAGTCCCACGAATCCACACTGGTGTTCGTCAACACCCGCCAGACCGCCGAGGCGCTGGGCTCGCGGTTCAAAGAGTTAGGGACCGACATCGAGGTCCACCACGGCTCGCTCTCGAAGGAGGCCCGGATCGAGGTCGAAGACCGGTTCAAAGCCGGCGAGCTGTCGGGGTTGCTCTGTACCTCCTCGATGGAACTGGGGATCGACGTGGGCAGCATCGACCACGTCGTCCAGTACCGGAGCCCGCGGCAGGTCTCACGGCTCCTCCAGCGGGTGGGGCGAGCGGGCCACAGTCGCGACGAGATTTCCTCTGGCACCGTAATCACGACGCGACCGGACGACACCTTCGAGGCGCTGGCGATCGCCCGGCAGGGCCAGGCCGGCGACGTGGAGCCGGCGAACATCCACCACGGCAGTCTCGACACCGTCGCCAACCAGATCGCCGGCCTCGTCATGGACTTCGGCGAGATCTCTGCGATGGAAGCCTACGAGGTCGTGACTCGCGCGTACCCTTTCCGGAATCTCGACGAGGCCGACTTCAAGTCGGTCGTCCGGGAGCTGGCCGAGAACCGCGTGGTCTGGCTCGAAGAGCGCGAGGACCGCCTGGAGAAGCGTCGCGGGACGTGGCAGTACTTCTACCACAACCTCTCGATGATCCCCGACGAGGCCACCTACGCGGTCAGCGACGTGGCCAGCGGCCGGCAGGTCGGGACTCTCGACGAGAAGTTCGTCGTCAACTTCGCCCAGCCCGGCGAGATCTTCATCCAGGGCGGCGAGATGTGGCGCATCACGGAGGTCGACGAGGAGGAAGAGGAGGTGCTCGTCTCGCCCGTCGAGGACCCCGCCGGCGAGGTCCCCTCCTGGGTCGGACAGGAGATTCCCGTCCCCCGTGCGGTCGCCCGGGAGGTCGGCGAGATCCGCGAGGTGGGCGGGCGGCAACTGAACGGCGGGCGGCCGGCTGACGACGGCCCCCGGGTCGACGGCGCAGTCGGCACGGACGCCGTCGCCCGCGACCTCTCGCGGCGGTACCCCGCCGACGAGTACACCATCGGCGAAGCCCTCGACCAGCTGGAACGCCACGACGCGCCGATCCCGTCGGGCGACCGGATCCTCGTGGAGTCCCACGGGCGGGAGGTCGTCCTGAACGCCCACTTCGGGCACACGATCAACGAGACACTCGGGCGGGTCCTGTCTGCGCTACTGGGCCAGCGCACCGGCTCCTCGGTCGGCATGGAGATCGACCCGTACCGGATCGAACTCGAAGTGCCCAGCGGGATCACGGTCAACGACGTGCTGGAGACGCTCCGGGAGACCGACCCCGAACACGTCGCGGGGATCGTCGAACTCTCCCTGAAGAACGCCGACGCGCTGAAGTTCAAACTCGCACAGGTCGCGACGAAGTTCGGCGCGCTGAAGAACTATCAGCGGGGCGCAAGCGGCGGGTTCGGCAAGCGCCGCCTGCTCGAGGCCCTGGAGGACACGCCGGTCTACGACGAGGCGCTGCGTGAGTTGCTCCACGAGGAACTCGCCGTCGAGGGGGCCGCCGACGTGCTCGCCGCGATCCAGTCCGGCGAGATCGAGATCGCGACCGTCTCCCAGCGCACCCCGGTCGGTCTCGGTGGGCGCTCGTCGGGCCAGGAGTTGCTCTCGCCGGAGAACGCCGACGCCAGCGTCATTCAGACCGTGCGCGAGCGCATTCAGAACGACCGCGTCCTCCTCTTCTGCCTGCACTGTCAGGACTGGGAGACCAAGCGGCAGGTCTCCCGGGTCTCGGACCAGCCCGAATGTCCTCAGTGCGGGTCGACACGCATCGCCGCGCTGAACCCCTGGGCCGACGAGGTGGTGTCGTCGGTCAAGCAGGCCGAGAAGGACGAGGAGCAGGAGAAACAGACCCAACGGGCCTACAAGGCCGCGAACCTCGTGCAGAGCCACGGCAAACAGGCGGTGATCGCGCTGGCGGCCCGCGGCGTCGGTCCGCACAACGCCGCCCGGATCATCGGCAAACTCCGCGAGGACGAAGACGAGTTCTACCGGGACATCCTGAGCCAGGAACGGCAGTACGCGCGCACCCAGTCGTTCTGGGACTGA
- a CDS encoding succinate dehydrogenase/fumarate reductase iron-sulfur subunit produces MSSETETRERPDEGSADAEAAETEPRTPQERRLDAKRKRARERDLEAQAREEIERAEDTVELRVFRYDPEVAGKEEPRFDTFHVPYTQGLTVLDALIYARDHFDSSLTFRHSCRQAICGSDAFLINGEQCLGCQTQVGNLDLPIRVEPLPYYDVMKDLVVDLDDFYEEMRSMDPYLKPDDEPPGGLQERRQSRQNREKIKKSTRCIWCASCMSSCSIYGQGDNYVGPAAINVAYRFAMDDRESEGVSEHRIDRIAEEDGVWRCQTQFSCTQVCPKDIPLTEEIQELKREGIKKNIRFW; encoded by the coding sequence ATGAGTTCCGAAACCGAGACGCGGGAGCGGCCGGACGAGGGGTCGGCCGACGCCGAGGCGGCCGAGACCGAGCCGCGAACGCCACAGGAGCGCCGCCTCGACGCCAAGCGCAAGCGGGCCCGCGAGCGCGACCTGGAGGCCCAGGCACGCGAGGAGATCGAGCGGGCCGAGGACACGGTCGAACTGAGGGTGTTCCGGTACGACCCGGAAGTCGCGGGGAAGGAGGAGCCGCGCTTCGACACGTTCCACGTCCCGTACACCCAGGGACTGACGGTACTGGACGCGCTGATCTACGCCCGCGATCACTTCGACTCCTCGCTGACCTTCCGCCACTCCTGTCGCCAGGCCATCTGCGGGTCCGACGCCTTCCTGATCAACGGCGAACAGTGCCTGGGCTGTCAGACGCAGGTGGGGAATCTGGACCTGCCGATCCGGGTCGAACCGCTCCCCTACTACGACGTGATGAAGGACCTCGTGGTCGACCTCGACGACTTCTACGAGGAGATGCGGTCGATGGACCCCTACCTCAAACCCGACGATGAACCGCCGGGGGGCCTGCAGGAGCGACGCCAGAGCCGGCAGAACCGCGAGAAGATCAAGAAGTCCACGCGGTGTATCTGGTGTGCCTCCTGTATGTCCTCCTGTAGCATCTACGGCCAAGGCGACAACTACGTCGGCCCGGCAGCGATCAACGTGGCCTACCGGTTCGCGATGGACGACCGGGAGTCGGAGGGCGTGTCCGAGCACCGAATCGACCGCATCGCCGAGGAGGACGGCGTCTGGCGCTGTCAGACCCAGTTCTCCTGCACGCAGGTCTGCCCGAAGGACATCCCGCTCACCGAGGAGATCCAGGAGCTGAAACGGGAGGGGATCAAGAAGAATATCCGGTTCTGGTGA